tgtgtgtgtgtgtgtgtgtgtgtgtgtgtgtgtgtgttcgaatgAAAGGGGGGAAACACACACCTTTACTGGTTAGGTTTTGTTCCTTGATCAGTATCGAATAGGGTTGGCTGGACAGTTCCAcaacgcgcgtgtgtgcgcgagactgtttgtgtgtgtgtgtgtgtgtgtgtgtggggcggcgggggggggggggggggggggtgtagtttGGCCAAGCAGCAGCTCGCACCTTGTCATTACACGCTGTCAGGGAAGTATCAAGCCAGCCTTGTTTAGGAGCTGCTATGATGTAACACATTGCATTAAGATTCGCATGGTCACTTAAGTCTATTCTCACAATGAACCATACATTGTAATGTTTTGTCAAGTGTGAATGGACTAGTGTGGAATTTCTTTTGGGACCTAGCCAGTTTGGAACCAAACAGGGCCACACAGGATTTAACTTGTAAACCTGGGGGGTCGTCCCATAGTAGTCACTGCTTAATATAAAAGTAGAGGATGACCACAGCCCATTAAGGCTTAAGTTCTCAATAACTCATGGCCTTGGCCATGCCGGATTGGACCAAGGCTTCATCCAAACATAAATCAACAGAAGCTTATCATTCATGTACACAAGGGTAGACTTTTTTACTTAACATTAAAAGAGAAAAATGACCGAAATAACTCTAGATGCTCCTGTTGTTTACTTTGCATTTCTGTGACCGTAATTTGCATTCCCTTTTCACCGCTTCTCTTCCTTGCTTCCTAATGAGCCTCTGATTCTCAATCTTATCTTGTCTTCCTTTTCTTGGCCTCACAGTTGGCCAGCATGAGCTGACGAAGCATCAAGTTGCCGTGAAGATCTTGAACAGACAGAAGATCCGGAGTCTGGACGTTGTGGGCAAGATCCGCCGGGAGATCCAGAACCTCAAGCTCTTCAGGCACCCTCACATAATCAAACTGTAAGTCCTCCATTACTTCCCCCTGCGCTAACCAATCTTTGTGCCCCCCAACTGCTGCCAAACCGAGTGCCACCCACGGTGCTATTTTATGGCTTTAATGATATGGTCTGGAAACGCATCCCTCTGGAACAGGCTTTGTTTCACCCGGACTCATCTCtttgtttatttatcttttgTTCGGTCTATCTTTATCCATCTGAGTCACATGTGGAGATTTTCAGCTTGTTGTGTGGATTGTGTCGTGGTGAGCTTTGTTCAGGAATGAAACAGACGTTTTTCACACTGGTTGGTTGGTTCCTTGGTATGCAGCCCAGTTTTGGGGCAGTTGGGTTCATAGTTATACATTACAAGAGTCTTCCGGGGGTCTTGTTTACCGCTTCGGTTCGAGGCTGCTGCAGGTCAGTTTGGAGAGTTGAGTAATAGTTTTAACAGAGGGGTAGCAAAGAAAATTGCTTTTTGTGGTATAGTGAAAAAAACTGCCCTGGGCCATTAAACTATGTCTATAAGGTAACTCATCTTTTTCGCTGTATAATGGGGTGACTGACCTCTCCTTTTTCTGGGGACAGTCTCAGGTTCTGATGGCCTGCCCCCATTAAGAGAAACAGGATTTCTAAAGTATGAGTACATTTTGAAATGGCAAAGGTTGTGGCTTACTGATTAATATACATTGTGAGACTCTTTGTAATCAGTGTTTTGTCTATAGGATAGGCTGTGACGTGACCTCACTGTGCAGCGGTCTATCTATGGACTTTATACCATCATCAGGCATGACCAATCAGAAACCGTAGGCTGTCAATATAACATAACGATTCTATATTTGAGGAGCCTACTTTGGGTTGTTTTTGGCTGGTTGACCAAAGCTTAAAACCGATCAATGAAACCGTTTGGCATGTTCTGCCCCAGCTAGTTACCTTTTATAAGAATAGACTTCATGTAAATGTGTCCCCATTTTCATTCTAGAAATAACaacatatatttttgttgtttatatGGACCGCTAAACTGCAAATGTCCCCGTTTTTCATTTTAGAAATCTGGTCCCCATACTATATTTATATTCTCCCTGGCCGTACCATTGCTGTCCAGGGGGAGTCACTACGACTGTGTTTGGATGATTTTGATGAATCAGTGTTTAACTATAAGACACCAGGATCCACTTTTGAACAACACACCCATTGACTCATTCTCTCTTCTTTAGTTCCCCATAGCGAATAGACATGAATACCATGAATAAACCATCCATTTTTTACAAACTACTGCAGCTGACTAGGAGACCTGGCAGTTCGTGGTCAGCACATATAGGGCTTTTATCCGGCCAAGCAAAACATTTGCATTCAGCCAACATCCAAAGCAAACTTAGATGTCAGGCTGATATTTCATAACACGTCAATGTAAACTATCGTAAAAACGAAGTGCTGCACGTGACGTTTCTAGTTGGACAAAGTGTAGAGTAGCTGGAAATCAGAAAAAGGGTTTTGACTCGTTTCATTCTACCTATCAAACACACATTTCTCCCATGACCTGGACATACAAAAGCTGGTGTATGAATCATGCGTCCCCTAATTTGATTGATTAACCTGCTGTGCAATAATCAAGTAATCCCAAAacctcctttattttattttttttgaaggtATCAAGTTATCAGCACACCTACAGACATCTTCATGGTGATGGAGTATGTATCAGGAGGGGAGCTATTTGACTACATCTGCAAGAATGGAAAGGTAAATGCATGCAAAGTTTAGGGTGGTTGGAGTGGGGCTTGACGTTCTGGCTGTTTTTTGAATGTCAGTGTATTTGTTCAGTAATTTAGCTAGTGGCTCGAGTTGTAGCTACAGTTATAGCTATATCCTTTGGAGATAAAAGTGGACAAGAATTAATGATTTATAGAATAGCATTGCCTGGATGGATTGACTTTTTTGGATTAAATGGCTGCAGTAGAAATAATACATTGTACATACATTGATTAAAGCGTTGTTCAATTCTCACCCATAATAATTTCCTTTTTGTTCGACTTAACTTTATTagtaaaatattttttgttgcaCATAACTGTATTTGCATTTATTGGGGAATTTTGGATAGAattgcatttgatttatttagtcATTTATAATTATACCCCGtgatataattttttttgttcagAGTGTTCTATGTCCATTCAAACGGTATTGTTTTCTAGCAGAATGCCTCTTCCCAGTCTGACCCCTTGGTTCTGTGCCTCTGACGGCACAAGCCCTGAACTCTAACGTACTGTCGTGCTTCTGCGCTgacagctggaggagaaggagagccgGCGGTTGTTTCAGCAGATCATCTCGGCGGTGGACTACTGCCACAGACACATGGTGGTGCACAGAGACCTCAAGCCGGAGAACGTCCTCCTGGACGCCCAGATGAACGCCAAGATCGCAGACTTCGGTACACATCCCTATCGCTAACTAGGTTTCCTGCCACTACGTAAACACTGATAACGCGGAGGGGCGTGACCGCAACCGCGCCGCTTCATACGGCTCGTTAATTCAGTAGATTTTTATCTGCATCCCCATCGCTGCAGGACAATacttttgtgtgttgtgtttttcacTATACTTTTCACTATACCTCGCAGCAATTATGTCCAAGAATAAAACCTTTGTTAGTTTTGCATAAACATTGTGTTGCATAACATGGCTTCTGCTGTGTAAAGCTATTTAGTAAGAGGAAACCATTACTAAACCGATAATGGTTGATGTGGAAATATCAATCGtaactataatatacaattatatacaaattatatgaacCTAGTTTATATAATTAATAGGCAATTTAAACTGATATGCCGACATTCTCCCTGTACCTAGAGATGCCTCACTTCCGCTCTCTTACTGAAAGACGTTAAGATAGTTAGCATTTGCGTTGCCACTGTAGCCACGAAGTCTGTTACTAAGGCCatgccaatcgactgacttctgagttgtgtagattcctttaactgtTTTGCAGCCTTGCTTGCAGACTTGTAAACATATACACTTCCCACATATTGTATTGCAGTTTAATTTGGCCTATCCTGCGCCATGGCTGACTTCAACCATGAccaatcctaaactctccaCGATGGTCACTCACATACATTGTTACCTTTTGTATTCACTACCTTCAATGCAAACGTTTCCCTGTAAGAATCTTGTTCACCCATTGTCTCACTGAATGTAGccttggtaactttgctgcctgttctttcccatgatcatgccctATAATATTTTGCTGGCCGACGTGTCCTAAAATGAGTTTTTCCTTCATCGACGGGTCTCTGACTCAAACTCACACTGGTTTAATTGTTTGACAAAGTCTTTTTGACAATTTTTTTAACGTATAACTGGATAGCTTGGTTGGTACAGGCACAAACCGTAGCCATTAGCACATTTGTTTGTGTAGGGTTGCCGTTCTAATGGATTGTTGTGGTCTGCATGTGCAGGTTTGTCAAACATGATGTCAGACGGAGAGTTCCTGAGAACCAGCTGTGGTTCTCCAAACTATGCGGCCCCAGAGGTCATCTCAGGGAGGTGAGGTCGACCACCCACTCTGAATCATTCTTCGGTGCTGACGGTGTGGCAGCAATAGTCCTTTTTTCATGGAGGCGTCATCGCAAGACAACGACAGGTGTCGTCATGACACTTTTATGATTAGCCATATGTCCATAGACGCCGCATTGCCTGCCTTGACACATTGCTGCCATACCTCAACGCCACCGGCGTATTGGAGAGGCCAAGTCTGGCCTGTTAACAAGCTTGAGTAACTGGTGAGCTGTGGTCTTTCCGGATATAAAGCCTTATCACGATTACATCTCATCGGATTACAGTCATTTTTATATTCCTATTAAATCAGATCTGGGCTTATCTTCACTAGTTCAAGTGACGCTCCGCACCCTGTACACAAAAGGAGCtgacctgtgtttgtcctaggATGACACTATTAGCTGCTTGTCAATGAATCTATCTGAACGAaatgaacacgcacgcacacctgaCAATCATGTTCGACCTTTCAACTACTCCCTTCTCGTCCCTTCTCTAACAGCCTGGCTTCAGCTTATACCTCAGAGCATTAACATTCAATTTTACAGACATctggtgtttctctgtgtgttctgaccctctgccccccccgccccccccccccccccccccccaggctgtaCGCGGGCCCCGAAGTGGACATCTGGAGCAGCGGGGTGATCTTGTACGCCCTGCTGTGTGGGACGCTGCCCTTCGACGACGACCACGTGCCAACGCTCTTCAAGAAGATCTGCGACGGGGTCTTCTTCACGCCCCAGTACCTGAACCCCGCGGTCATCAGCCTCCTCAAACACATGCTGCAGGTGGACCCCATGAAGAGAGCCACCATCAAGGAGATCCGGTGAGCCATCGGCCCCAGGTCCTGGGCTGAAAGGGCACGGTCTGGGTCAAACCTTTACAGCCTGGGCTGGTTTTAACCACTCCTAAAAATAAGATGTAGTTTAGTTATCCTAGACAGGGAGCTTGAGTGTTTCAGCGCAAGGACAGGCCATCAGTGACAATTATAAAGgataaaaataacacaaaagttAAAAGAGAAAATCTACTTTTATACAAAATTAGGACACAATTCTTATGTTGGCTTCATTGCAGGCAAAGAATAGCAGTGTTAAGCAGTGTTGACTATCAAATAGATGGGGATAAATATAGAAGCATTAATCTTTTAGGTGAGTTTAAGGACATGGAATTATGTTTTGTCTTGTTAGAGGCTCAGAACTACAGTCACCGGCAACTACCTATTGAGGGCATAATGTGCAAAATGGATCAAATATTCTAAATATCTAAAAATCGTTAGtctgtcaaaataaataacagacCGCTGACTTCCCTaatcgaccaatcagaatcacGTATGTACCAAAGATAAGTGTAGCTGAAGCCTGACGGGCGTGGCCTCTCTCGTGTCCTCAGGGAGGACGAGTGGTTCAAGGAGGAGCTGCCCAAGTACCTGTTCCCCGAGGACCCGTCCTACAGCAACAACATGATCGACGACGATGCGCTGAAGGAGGTGTGTGAGAAGCTCAAGTGCaccgaggaggaggtgctgaccTGTCTGTACAGCCGCGACCACCAGGACCCCCTGGCCGTGGCCTACCACCTCATCATCGACAACCGCCGCATCATGAGCGAGGCCAAGGACTTCTACCTGGCCTCCAGCCCCCCGGACTCCTTCCTGGACGACCAGCACCTGACGTCCTCCGGGgccctggcctcctcctcctactactcctcttcctcctccgcggCCGCCGCCTCCCCCGGCGCCCCCATCCTCAAGCCCCACCCCGAACGCGTGCCATTCCTGCTGGCGGAGACGCCACCGCGGCCCCGCCACACCCTGGACGAGCTGAACCCCCAGAAGTCCAAGCACCAGGGCGTGCGGCGGGCCAAGTGGCACCTGGGCATCCGTAGCCAGAGCCGGCCCAACGACATCATGTCGGAGGTCTGCCGCGCCATGAAGCAGCTGGACTACGAGTGGAAGGTAAGGAGCACCGTAGCCGACGCGGTGCTCGTGAAGGAGGCCTGGGCTGACAACGCCCAGGCGTGGCATCGTTAGTCGCCGCTCTGCTGGCATGATGCTGCGGTGGGCGACGCCCAGTTATGGGCTGTGCGACACACAATGCATCGCCTGAATCGTGCACAAGGGCTGTATATGACGCTTGTTTTGCCGGCATGTGCTTTTCACGCACAGCGACTATATATTAGGCTTGAGGCCAGAGGGTATATGTTCAAGTGTAAATGACTTTGTTGGTACTCATCCAGCTTGTTCATGGTTTTGGAAGTAAGAGGACTTGTCtcatcatcattgtcatcaGAATGATTGTCTAAAAGGTTGAGGGAATGTGAAGATATCTTCAATGTAATGGCCAGCATCATTGTAGTTGTAGCGCACTGATTACAACGGTACCCGATGACCCTCACTGTTTATGtgattgtggaaaaaaataattatgcatTGTTTTGACTTctcgttgttgttttcttcgcATCAAAGATCCCGAAAGGCTTAACATATGGACACATTTAGTGTGTCCTTATCCTCCATCCCCATCCATGTGGCCTCTTCACAGGTGGTGAACCCCTACTACCTGAGAGTGAAGCGGAAGAACCCCGTCACGTCCATGCAAACCAAGATGAGCCTTCAGCTCTACCAGGTGGACAGTAGAACCTACCTCCTCGACTTCCGTAGCATAGACGGTAGGCTCCATACCTGCATATTACAGTTGTTATACATACACATGACCTATTTCATATCTATGACATCAAATGTGGATCTGACTTATCCAATATagtatttgatttatttgatgTTTACTGATCTGTAAACAAGGAATTGATAAAGACCTAGCAAAATCTAATATATTTGAATGCCTGTTATGCTCCATCTGTCAGTTTGAGTATCCTCTTAACGTAATGCCTCTCTAAGTAGTGCCAGGTATGTCCAACATCAATATGTATTCTGAAATGATCTTGCGGTAAGATTACTAAGCATAATCGATGTCGATATTTTAGCAAGTCCATTCAATTCGAAAAGAGCAAGAGTAACCTCTTGCCCTGTTTGATGTTCCTAGACGACATGCTGGAGACTAAATCCGGGACCACCACGCCCCACCGCTCAGGCTCCGTGGGAAACTGCCGCGTCGCCCTGAAGAGCGAGGGCGACGGGGCCGACGGGAAGGGGGaagcccctcccaccaccctggtcaccaccaccaccaccacctcctccaccgccaggCCCCCTGGGGACGGGTCGCTTGCGGCCTCATCGCTGACCTCGTCGGTTGACTCCGTGGGGGGCGGTGATGCCACGACGTATCCGCGGCCCGGAAGCCACACCATAGAGTTCTTTGAGATGTGCGCCAACCTTATCAAACTGCTTGCGCGATAGCCACGCTAACTATCGctagccttttttattttttcttgctCTTTCGtctgtttcttctttttctttccctcgttctttctttctcctctcttttttttttaagttgtctctcgtttctctctctcttcctctctcttcccccctccccctcctctgagtGTCTTTAAAGCAATAAGCATGCAACTGAGCCATGGCTGGGTCTGTCCCCCCTGCTCTGGATTAACTAGTTGTACAATGGCACTGATGCTGGTTCCCCGACACCCTGAACCCATGGAATGTTTATCAAGCTGGGGTAGTAGGGGAAGGGTTGGGTGAGGAAGGGGGCACGCAGGAAGAAGAAGTGACATGCGACTCAATAGTCACGGCCTAGTCAACGTTTtaagagatgtttttttttttacatattcatGATCAATTTTATTGGCACACGACCTCTTGTCTGTTGAGCGAATCGCCCCAGACCCTCCTGCGTCTATAGGAAACTCCTGAGTGATTACACTGAATCTTTCAGTACTGCAGCCAAGGAGACTTTGGTTTCAGTGCGGAGAACAAAAGCAAGGTTTACCCTGCAGAGGTAgggcggtggggggagggagagtacaCATTGAGGTGAGGGTAGTAGCCATGGGAAAGGAAGCAGGAAGCACTTTTGCACAGTTCTGTCCCTCTTGCTGCTCCACTGCTTGCTCTCTTTTTATACATGGAGACCAGAGATGCGGGTTGCAGAAGTTTCAGGGGCGCTGCTCATCCTAGCACTAAATTTGTCATGCCAACCGGCTCATTGGACTACAGATGTGAAATGACCCCCCTTGGGGACCTCTCGTGGAAgaggggctggaggagcagaggagcgcGTCATCATGTTGGCttgattttgtttttactttttcttcagttttttgtttgtttccaaAACTATATTTCCATGGTTTTGTCCTTGTAAAGATACCTGTATGAATATGTATGTCCCTtgcattttttatatataaagaATTGAATATATTTATCAGTGCTTTAAGTGGCGGAGTggaggttatatatatatatataaaaaaaaaaacatttattaacaaTTTCTTCTTGCATTAAGGACTGTTGCTGGATGGTTTTTATTGGttggttttttttggttttctgaAACAATATTAAAGTCTGGTTTATTGTCAATCACCATAGATTTGAGACCCATGGTGGTCGTTCCATATAAATGTCCATATATTGTTTTGTTGCTACACGAGTATGTACTCCTTGCAATGACCAATTCTAGAAAATCCTATTTAATTGACCAAAAAAATATTATCCAATTTTTTTGTTATCGATTTAAGGTGAGCGCAGAATTACCGAATGACTTGCCTTTTGCCTACATTCAGTTTTACCGTGTTCGGCACAGGCTGACTGGGCACTTTGTACATTCTGACAATCTCTTCAACAACGCTATTGGGCTCAGGGCTCAATTTGAAAACCTGAATTGTAGCAGTTACATGCAGTGCATGACCAACGTTTGATGGCAGGTGAACACGTACAATGTCGACGTATATCGTGTATGCTTCGTAGACTTGCATCTCGCAGCCCATTATGTTTCCAGAGTGGTGActgttttttttagttttcctTTTCATTTTGAAATCTTTAAAAATCTCTGTAGAAAGGTTTGGCTTTGTGTGATCACACCCACATGATTTTACTAGACTTTGGTCTAGCAAAGACCaaagtcttttttttgtttttggctGCCTTATGTTTATCATTACTGTTCAATTTCATCAGTATAAAAGAGACCATTGGCATTAGAAATATTGGCATCCCATGAAATGATCACGAATCGATTACTCTTAAAAGTACTCTACATTACATAGCAGCAATTTTAAACAGAAAATCTCTATGCAATCGTCATTCTAAAATAGTGCTGCAAGTGCAAAGTATTCTCCACCTTGGGAATGTGATATAATCGTGCTAGGAATAGGAATCTAAATGATCTAATAACCAAGAGCTTCTCAACTACAGCCTTCGGTGATTTAAGGTCTATGGATAAAGCTGAATGATGTTCGATGGCTTGGAATTTAGCCGGTGTGTGAACAGTTGACttgaaaaacaaagaaatattTAATATGGTTGGTTTCTAGCATATCAAAAAAAGTTAATTCAAAGGCTTTGATCAGTTGACAAAATCACATTTTAATCAAAGTAGCCTTTTTCTTTTACAAATGGGCTGATATCCAAATGTTTTGGGGGGGACTTGACTGAATGTAAAGGTGACTGCAGAAAGTGAATAGTGAACCCATGATGATTCTAACACTATTGAACTTATCCAGTGTCAATCCCTAAGCTGTATTTTCTACTTTCACATCGGACCTAACTGCACTCGATCACTTAACCAGTGAAACGGTCCTCAACTATAAACTATACCACGGCCAATGAATGTTTCCACAGCATGGAAGGTAGAAAGACTAATGACAACGTTGCACACAGGTTGAGCTGTGTAGTCGGTTGAAGCTCCCTCAGTATAAAGTGATCATTTTGGTTTACATAAATACGGATTGTTACATGCCAAGCCAAATTATTAGGATGTAACTAATGAAAAAGTAAGACAGGGGTGCCAATTATTCTCAATGTGTCTGTTTCCGTCTTAGTACAGGTTTGGATGGAAATCTGAACAGTTGACGAGAGTAATTTGGTCACTGTTTAAACATTATTCAAACTGTAATTATTACACCAAATGGTCTTCAGAATACTTGTGTTACTCACCCATGTTTAGTTTTGAGAGGCAGTTGCAAGAAAATATTTGATTTTGTGCCTAAAGTTTAATCATAGTTTGATGAGCAAACATGACAGTGTGTAACTACGTTTGTTGGATGGATCATGTAAGAGTGGTTAGTCCCTATACTGGACTTTATTCAGGAGATTCCATTTGTCTGAACTTCTTTAATCAAATCttgttcattgttttatttgtttggcTGCGTATAGGGACCCTGCCAGAATGACCAATGTAAATCTCAATGGACAGTGTTGAAATCAATTGCATACACAACTGCCTAATAAACAGCTAAATTGCATACATTTCCATTCAGCtcatttgtttttcttgtttatctTCGGTTGTCTTCTGcatggagagggaagaggacatGGGAGGGGAAAGCACAttattattcagaatcacaggaCGCAGAGGATGCTCTCTACGTCCTCCGGTGGATCTCTAGTGTTATGgaaaaactaaccaaaaaatGTGTACCATAGTTcggaataattatttattttcatgaatTATAGTTcgttattaatatattttgtactATAAGCTAATACATTCAAACTACATTTGTATACTAGCAGTAGTTGTCTATTAAAGGAGGTCCATGAGGAAAGGAAAGTGTCGATGAGTAACATatggcattattttatttagtgaACTACATGAGTAAACATTAGTGTTATTACATTAGTGGtat
The nucleotide sequence above comes from Gadus chalcogrammus isolate NIFS_2021 chromosome 4, NIFS_Gcha_1.0, whole genome shotgun sequence. Encoded proteins:
- the prkaa1 gene encoding 5'-AMP-activated protein kinase catalytic subunit alpha-1 → MATTDKTKHEGRVKIGHYILGDTLGVGTFGKVKVGQHELTKHQVAVKILNRQKIRSLDVVGKIRREIQNLKLFRHPHIIKLYQVISTPTDIFMVMEYVSGGELFDYICKNGKLEEKESRRLFQQIISAVDYCHRHMVVHRDLKPENVLLDAQMNAKIADFGLSNMMSDGEFLRTSCGSPNYAAPEVISGRLYAGPEVDIWSSGVILYALLCGTLPFDDDHVPTLFKKICDGVFFTPQYLNPAVISLLKHMLQVDPMKRATIKEIREDEWFKEELPKYLFPEDPSYSNNMIDDDALKEVCEKLKCTEEEVLTCLYSRDHQDPLAVAYHLIIDNRRIMSEAKDFYLASSPPDSFLDDQHLTSSGALASSSYYSSSSSAAAASPGAPILKPHPERVPFLLAETPPRPRHTLDELNPQKSKHQGVRRAKWHLGIRSQSRPNDIMSEVCRAMKQLDYEWKVVNPYYLRVKRKNPVTSMQTKMSLQLYQVDSRTYLLDFRSIDDDMLETKSGTTTPHRSGSVGNCRVALKSEGDGADGKGEAPPTTLVTTTTTTSSTARPPGDGSLAASSLTSSVDSVGGGDATTYPRPGSHTIEFFEMCANLIKLLAR